A region of Candidatus Zixiibacteriota bacterium DNA encodes the following proteins:
- a CDS encoding lamin tail domain-containing protein — MNNMFLYIVIGICMLAPYLRAEVVVNEVLANEPGGSVTLEWIELYNDADESALLDGYRLQVGIKSIYLDEVGTIDAKGFLVICRRLFTEGGSPGFEKEWGDNSGFWGDTDFEMILPEPVEASFSLTNSAGSVELYDATDQLISQLVWSESGADGYSWERIHSTSDDIHQSADIRGSTPGEINSVTPVARDLDIGVVKVQPKPSGATFILTIFNAGTNTVTEATLHLVDIGFESEGLVPDTLEVIFVEAIPPGELVAMERTLSLSGTYTVVEATLSDDDCLSNNRIEIILPGVEFPPLILTEVLANPTNGFQCEWIEILNRSETNIDLFGCQFGDSVALRQITTEPYDVLPGEYVVLAHDTAEFLDYYPLFDGIVIEPPSWATFNNSTPDIVRLIDQFGFVLDRFSYHRTFDNNYTWSRDEQTILDPEWSSAENRGGTPGEVNDIYFGPTGNRVGIMIEPRVFSPDGDGIDETVIIDVEAPSDQEYEMKIFDVQGRVVFDFERVRDENEWDGRNNSGERLPIGIYIVYLEVIGGESVKETVVIAR; from the coding sequence ATGAACAATATGTTTCTGTACATAGTAATTGGCATTTGCATGCTGGCTCCATACCTCCGCGCCGAAGTCGTTGTAAACGAAGTGTTGGCCAACGAACCGGGCGGATCGGTTACGTTGGAATGGATAGAGCTCTACAACGATGCCGATGAATCAGCTTTGCTTGACGGCTATCGGTTGCAGGTAGGGATCAAGTCCATTTATCTGGATGAAGTTGGAACGATCGATGCCAAAGGATTTCTGGTTATCTGCCGGAGACTGTTTACCGAGGGCGGCTCTCCGGGATTCGAAAAGGAATGGGGAGACAACTCCGGTTTCTGGGGTGATACTGATTTTGAGATGATCTTGCCGGAGCCAGTTGAGGCTTCATTCTCGCTTACAAATTCGGCGGGTAGTGTCGAACTATATGATGCGACAGATCAGCTTATCTCACAATTGGTCTGGAGTGAATCCGGCGCGGATGGATATTCATGGGAGCGAATACATTCAACTTCAGATGATATCCATCAGTCCGCTGACATTCGAGGATCAACCCCCGGAGAGATCAACTCCGTGACCCCAGTCGCCAGAGATTTGGATATTGGCGTTGTGAAGGTTCAACCAAAGCCAAGCGGAGCGACTTTCATCCTTACAATCTTCAACGCCGGTACGAATACTGTTACCGAAGCTACTCTCCATCTGGTTGACATCGGCTTTGAATCAGAGGGCCTTGTACCCGACACCCTTGAGGTCATATTTGTTGAGGCAATACCTCCCGGCGAATTAGTAGCAATGGAACGCACGTTATCATTGAGCGGAACTTATACTGTTGTCGAAGCGACACTCTCCGACGATGATTGCCTGTCCAACAACCGGATTGAAATCATCCTGCCCGGGGTTGAGTTCCCGCCGCTAATCCTGACTGAGGTTCTAGCCAATCCAACTAACGGTTTCCAATGCGAGTGGATCGAGATTCTCAATCGTAGTGAAACGAATATCGACTTATTCGGCTGTCAATTTGGTGATTCGGTCGCACTGCGACAGATAACGACGGAACCATATGATGTCTTGCCCGGTGAGTATGTTGTTCTGGCGCATGACACGGCAGAGTTTCTAGACTACTATCCACTATTCGACGGCATCGTTATTGAACCACCGAGTTGGGCTACCTTCAACAACAGCACACCGGATATCGTTCGCCTTATAGACCAGTTCGGCTTTGTGCTTGATCGGTTTTCGTATCATCGGACCTTTGACAACAATTACACCTGGTCCCGCGATGAACAAACCATTCTGGACCCTGAATGGAGTTCCGCTGAGAACCGTGGTGGAACGCCCGGCGAAGTCAATGACATTTACTTTGGCCCTACCGGGAACAGAGTTGGCATTATGATTGAGCCGAGAGTCTTTTCACCGGACGGGGACGGCATTGATGAGACAGTCATAATCGACGTTGAAGCTCCGTCGGATCAAGAATACGAAATGAAGATATTTGATGTACAGGGTCGGGTCGTGTTCGATTTCGAGCGGGTCCGCGACGAGAATGAATGGGACGGCCGCAACAACAGTGGTGAACGCTTGCCAATTGGGATTTACATCGTGTATCTCGAAGTAATCGGCGGCGAGTCCGTCAAGGAAACGGTGGTCATTGCTCGATGA
- a CDS encoding deoxyguanosinetriphosphate triphosphohydrolase has protein sequence MTLRTRKNIEQYELDSLAPCAVKAAQSRGRTYPAREHPLRTAFQRDRDRIVHSAAFRRLEYKTQVFIPHETDHYRTRLTHTIEVAQIARTLARNLGLNEDLTEAIALAHDLGHTPFGHGGEDVLNDLMSKKSGFNHNRQSLRIVDLLEQRYPDHPGLNLSYEVREGIAMHETSVSIELPEFAANLQPSLEASLVDIADEIAYNAHDIDDGLSSGILTPEMVQTASFWPEIAFDNDGEFTNLEPDQRRYALVRHMINLMVTDVLNESRHRIDRLQISDLASVRSCPEKVACYSEDTAQLVSQIKTFLSVKLYRHPHLKEMTDQAHTILRTIFGALLDDNNLMPLRFQEMLLTQRPETVIADYIAGMTDRFAREMYRRITR, from the coding sequence ATGACACTCCGAACGCGAAAGAATATTGAACAATACGAGCTTGACTCTCTGGCTCCGTGTGCCGTCAAAGCAGCTCAGTCGCGGGGTCGTACCTATCCTGCCCGGGAGCATCCGTTGCGTACGGCCTTTCAGCGGGACCGAGATCGCATTGTTCATTCGGCTGCGTTTCGTCGACTGGAATACAAGACCCAGGTCTTCATTCCGCACGAGACCGATCATTACCGCACCCGCCTGACCCACACCATTGAAGTGGCACAGATTGCCCGCACCCTGGCCCGCAATCTCGGTCTCAATGAAGACCTCACCGAGGCGATTGCCCTCGCGCATGATCTGGGACATACTCCCTTCGGTCACGGCGGAGAAGATGTCCTCAATGATCTTATGTCTAAAAAATCTGGTTTCAATCATAATCGACAGTCGCTGCGCATCGTCGATCTCCTCGAACAACGCTACCCGGATCACCCCGGACTGAACCTGAGCTATGAAGTTCGAGAAGGAATCGCGATGCATGAAACTTCGGTCAGTATCGAACTGCCGGAATTTGCGGCCAACCTTCAGCCGAGCCTGGAAGCTTCGCTTGTCGATATTGCCGACGAGATAGCATACAATGCACACGACATCGATGATGGATTGTCATCTGGCATTCTCACGCCCGAAATGGTTCAGACAGCTTCTTTCTGGCCGGAAATCGCCTTTGATAATGATGGCGAGTTTACCAATCTGGAGCCCGACCAGAGGCGATATGCGCTGGTACGGCACATGATCAATTTGATGGTCACCGATGTTCTGAACGAATCCCGGCACCGAATTGATCGTTTACAAATCTCCGACTTGGCTTCTGTGCGTTCGTGTCCAGAGAAGGTAGCCTGTTATTCTGAAGATACTGCACAATTGGTGTCGCAAATCAAAACCTTCTTGTCGGTCAAACTATACCGGCACCCGCACTTGAAAGAGATGACAGACCAGGCACACACGATTCTGAGGACAATCTTTGGTGCTTTGCTGGACGACAACAATCTGATGCCGCTACGATTTCAGGAGATGTTGCTGACCCAACGTCCGGAGACGGTAATAGCTGATTACATAGCCGGCATGACCGACCGCTTCGCCCGTGAGATGTACCGCCGAATAACTCGGTGA